One stretch of Arachis duranensis cultivar V14167 chromosome 1, aradu.V14167.gnm2.J7QH, whole genome shotgun sequence DNA includes these proteins:
- the LOC107465594 gene encoding probable diphthine methyl ester synthase, giving the protein MLYIIGLGLGDERDITMRGLEAVKSCEKVYMEAYTSLLSFGLDSHGLSNLEKLYGKSITLADREMVEEKAHHILEEARHSHVAFLVVGDPFGATTHTDLVVRAKKMGIHVQIVHNASVLNAIGICGLQLYRYGQTVSIPFFTDSWRPDSFYEKIHSNRTMGLHTLCLLDIRVKEPTLESLARGRKTYEPPRYMTINTAIEQLLEVVQEHQQPAYTEDTQCVGFARLGSDDQTIVAGTMRQLQMVDFGAPLHCLVITGNTHPLEEEMLEFYRCRT; this is encoded by the exons atgcTGTATATAATCGGATTAGGATTGGGAGATGAGAGAGACATAACGATGAGGGGTTTGGAAGCAGTGAAGAGCTGCGAAAAGGTTTACATGGAAGCCTACACTTCCCTCCTCTCATTTGGGCTCGACTCTCATGGCCTCTCCAACCTGGAAAAGCTGTATGGGAAATCGATAACTCTAGCAGACAGAGAGATGGTGGAAGAGAAAGCCCATCACATTCTTGAAGAAGCTCGCCACTCCCATGTTGCCTTCCTCGTTGTTGGGGACCCTTTTGGGGCTACGACCCACACTGACCTTGTTGTTAGAGCTAAGAAGATGGGGATTCATGTCCAGATTGTGCACAATGCCTCCGTCTTGAATGCTATTGGCATCTGCGGTCTCCAACTCTATCGCTATGGCCAAACTGTTTCCATTCCGTTCTTCACCGACTCTTGGAGGCCCGATAGCTTCTACGAAAAGATTCACAGTAATCGAACCATGGGACTCCACACACTTTGCTTGTTAG ATATTCGTGTGAAGGAGCCCACCCTCGAATctttggcaag agggAGAAAAACCTATGAACCCCCCAGATATATGACCATAAACACAGCTATTGAGCAGCTCTTGGAGGTTGTGCAAGAGCACCAACAACCTG CCTACACTGAAGATACCCAGTGTGTTGGGTTTGCTCGGCTTGGAAGTGACGATCAGACGATTGTAGCTGGAACAATGAGGCAACTGCAGATGGTTGATTTTGGAGCACCTTTACACTGCCTTGTCATAACAGGCAATACCCATCCATTAGAGGAAGAAATGCTCGAGTTTTACAGATGTAGGACCTAG
- the LOC107465583 gene encoding uncharacterized protein LOC107465583 translates to MQGGEEVSIEELASNLSTYKDQLHQVRQLLKDEPGNSEYVDMERELNEVIALTEELLATAKQNEICGSNAGPNASAPSTLSKPKDNEVEREISYDHQDKYPIGSKVQAVWSEDGEWYDATIEAYTPNGYFVSYDNWGNKEEVDPANIRPIQEGTVDALLEAERVAEATKQAIKRKIAQAATIDVQSRSLPAKLRIEPDDPEDVKASKRKKIHAFKSKMRMEQLEVTQNKRQNAWQQFQSTKGKAKKIGFFSGRKRESIFKSPDDPHGKVGVTGSGKGLTEFQKREKHFHLKDGTVESDE, encoded by the exons ATGCAAGGCGGTGAGGAAGTAAGCATAGAGGAGTTAGCCTCCAATCTTTCCACCTACAAGGATCAACTCCACCAG GTTAGACAACTTTTAAAAGATGAGCCTGGAAATTCTGAGTATGTGGACATGGAAAGGGAGCTTAATGAG GTGATTGCTTTGACGGAAGAACTCCTTGCAACTGCTAAGCAAAATGAAATATGTGGTTCAAATGCTGGTCCAAATGCTAGTGCACCTTCTACTTTGTCAAAACCTAAGGATAATGAAGTG GAGCGGGAGATCAGTTATGATCATCAAGATAAATATCCTATTGGCAGTAAAGTTCAGGCTGTTTGGAGTGAAGACGGGGAATG GTATGATGCAACAATAGAGGCATATACACCAAATGGTTATTTTGTTTCCTATGACAACTGGGGAAACAAAGAAGAG GTGGATCCTGCGAATATAAGGCCAATTCAAGAGGGTACTGTCGATGCTTTGTTAGAAGCTGAGCGAGTTGCTGAAGCTACAAAGCAGGCTATCAAACGGAAAATTGCACAGGCGGCAACTATCGATGTCCAGTCACGAAGTTTACCGGCAAAGCTTCGTATAGAACCGGATGACCCTGAGGATGTG AAAGCTTCCAAACGCAAGAAAATACATGCCTTTAAGTCAAAGATGCGGATGGAGCAACTTGAAGTCACACAAAATAAGCGCCAAAATGCTTGGCAGCAGTTTCAGTCAACCAAAGGAAAGGCAAAGAAG ATTGGTTTCTTCTCTGGAAGAAAACGGGAGAGTATTTTCAAGTCTCCTGATGATCCTCACGGAAAGGTTGGTGTGACTGGTAGCGGGAAAGGTTTGACCGAGTTCCAGAAGAGAGAGAAACATTTTCATCTCAAGGATGGGACAGTTGAGAGCGATGAATAG